A region of Calditrichota bacterium DNA encodes the following proteins:
- a CDS encoding cob(I)yrinic acid a,c-diamide adenosyltransferase — protein sequence MKIYTRTGDAGTTALYRGGRVSKSSKRIEACGTVDELNSSIGLARTGGLPNAVNAILKKVQNDLFVIGADLATPSSAVKPGDQVARLDNGAERFLEEAIDRLEKNLEPIRAFILPGGSPGAAALHLARSICRRAERAVVSLTRGRSVEVNPAILIYLNRLSDFLFVAARFVNLKSGVEDVFWTPR from the coding sequence ATGAAGATCTACACCCGGACCGGTGATGCGGGGACAACGGCACTTTATAGAGGCGGACGAGTCTCCAAGTCATCCAAACGCATCGAAGCGTGCGGGACGGTCGATGAACTCAACTCCTCTATCGGGTTAGCACGCACCGGCGGCCTGCCGAATGCCGTCAATGCAATCCTCAAGAAAGTGCAGAACGACCTCTTCGTCATTGGAGCCGATCTGGCTACTCCGTCAAGTGCCGTCAAGCCTGGCGACCAGGTGGCACGACTCGATAACGGTGCTGAACGATTTCTTGAGGAAGCCATCGATCGCCTTGAAAAGAACCTTGAACCGATTAGGGCGTTCATACTTCCGGGGGGATCGCCTGGTGCCGCGGCTTTGCACCTTGCGCGCTCCATCTGTCGGCGCGCCGAGCGCGCCGTGGTTAGCCTTACTCGAGGCAGAAGTGTGGAGGTGAACCCGGCCATACTGATTTACCTCAACCGGCTTTCAGACTTTCTCTTTGTTGCGGCACGGTTCGTAAACCTGAAGTCCGGAGTTGAGGATGTTTTCTGGACCCCTCGATAA
- a CDS encoding adenylate/guanylate cyclase domain-containing protein — translation MSEQIDKDAMWRECVLTGEAGNHGKMRHFFRHIPASPRCQICNAPFEGLGGRLVKTFMKIRRSERNPKFCALCFTPEDGDVGAEIEMSLLFADVRGSTQIAERSSPVDFSRLMNRFYNVANKVLVEYDAFIDKMMGDEVIGLFIPGWAGPGHSEKAIHAARQLLEATGNVAGRTPLVPVGVGVHTGVAYFGSVGSIDTFADITALGDAVNVTSRLASAAGPGELLISDAAAKAGRLDTAQCQLRELELKGRAEPVRVYAQCFSSSGN, via the coding sequence ATGAGTGAACAGATAGATAAGGACGCGATGTGGCGCGAGTGCGTTCTCACCGGCGAAGCCGGCAATCATGGCAAAATGCGCCACTTCTTCCGGCATATTCCAGCCTCGCCGCGCTGTCAGATCTGCAATGCGCCTTTTGAGGGTCTTGGCGGACGACTGGTGAAGACCTTCATGAAGATTCGCCGTTCGGAGCGCAATCCGAAATTCTGCGCGCTCTGCTTCACGCCGGAAGACGGGGATGTCGGTGCGGAGATCGAGATGTCGCTCCTCTTTGCCGACGTTCGAGGATCGACGCAGATTGCCGAGCGGAGCAGTCCAGTCGATTTCAGCAGATTGATGAACCGCTTCTATAACGTCGCCAACAAGGTGTTGGTAGAATACGATGCATTCATCGACAAGATGATGGGCGACGAGGTGATCGGACTCTTCATTCCCGGTTGGGCAGGGCCGGGACATTCCGAAAAGGCCATCCACGCGGCACGGCAATTGCTCGAAGCAACCGGAAATGTGGCCGGCCGGACGCCGCTGGTCCCGGTCGGAGTCGGCGTGCATACCGGCGTGGCTTACTTCGGATCGGTCGGTTCCATCGACACCTTTGCGGACATTACCGCACTCGGTGATGCCGTCAATGTTACCTCCCGGCTCGCTTCGGCAGCCGGCCCCGGTGAGTTGCTAATCAGTGACGCGGCGGCGAAGGCCGGGCGGCTCGATACCGCGCAATGCCAGTTGCGCGAACTGGAACTGAAGGGGCGAGCCGAGCCGGTGCGAGTGTACGCGCAATGCTTCAGCAGC